From Hevea brasiliensis isolate MT/VB/25A 57/8 unplaced genomic scaffold, ASM3005281v1 Scaf142, whole genome shotgun sequence, one genomic window encodes:
- the LOC110671165 gene encoding LOW QUALITY PROTEIN: pentatricopeptide repeat-containing protein At2g30100, chloroplastic (The sequence of the model RefSeq protein was modified relative to this genomic sequence to represent the inferred CDS: inserted 1 base in 1 codon), which translates to MASANSLASLTKISPFFSPQRRYQLIIPQFGQYWSVKPCTWVSTTICNNRSPKSANFVVPKPSKGRIREFMLFRSVELDHYITSDDEDEMSEGFFEAIEELERMTREPSDILEEMNDRLSARELQLVLVYFSQEGRDSWCALEVFEWLRKENRVDKETMDLMVSIMCSWIKKLIEGDHDIGDVVDLLVDMDCVGLKPSFSMIEKVISLYWEMGRKERAVSFVKEVLRRGIAYSKDDGEGQKGGPTGYLAWKMMVDGNYRDAVKLVIHLRESGLKPEVYSCLIAMTAVVKELNEFAKALRKLKGFAKTGVIAELDAENVSIIEKYQSDLLADGVCLSSWVIQEXSPSLYGVVHERLLAMYICAGCGLDAERQLWEMKLVGKEADRDLYDIVLAICASQKEVSAIARLLTRIEVTTSLQKKKTLTWLLRGYIKGGHYDEAAEVLIKIVDLGLCPEYLDRVAVLQGLRKRIQQWGNVESYLKLCKRLSDSNLIGPSLVYLYIKKYKLWIMKML; encoded by the exons ATGGCCTCTGCTAATTCATTAGCTTCCTTGACTaaaatttctccatttttctCGCCACAAAGAAGATATCAATTGATTATTCCTCAATTCGGTCAATATTGGTCTGTAAAGCCTTGTACTTGGGTTTCTACCACAATCTGCAACAACCGAAGCCCTAAAAGTGCTAATTTTGTTGTTCCGAAGCCAAGTAAAGGCAGAATTCGAGAGTTTATGCTATTCAGATCGGTAGAATTGGACCATTACATAACAAGTGACGATGAAGATGAAATGAGTGAAGGGTTTTTTGAGGCAATTGAAGAACTTGAGAGAATGACAAGAGAACCCTCTGATATTCTTGAGGAAATGAACGATAGGCTCTCTGCGAGAGAGTTACAACTAGTACTGGTATACTTCTCTCAAGAGGGAAGAGATTCATGGTGTGCGCTTGAGGTGTTTGAGTGGTTAAGAAAGGAGAATAGGGTCGATAAAGAGACGATGGATCTTATGGTTTCGATTATGTGTAGTTGGATAAAGAAGTTGATAGAAGGGGATCATGATATCGGGGACGTGGTTGACCTATTGGTGGATATGGATTGTGTGGGGTTGAAGCCAAGCTTTAGTATGATTGAAAAGGTGATTTCTTTGTATTGGGAGATGGGACGGAAGGAAAGAGCTGTTTCATTTGTGAAAGAGGTTTTGAGACGGGGAATTGCCTATTCGAAAGATGATGGAGAAGGTCAAAAGGGAGGCCCAACTGGGTATCTTGCATGGAAGATGATG GTTGACGGAAACTATAGGGATGCTGTCAAATTGGTTATCCATCTTAGAGAATCTGGGTTGAAGCCAGAGGTCTACTCCTGCCTAATTGCAATGACAGCTGTTGTGAAAGAGCTAAACGAATTTGCAAAAGCTTTACGCAAATTGAAAGGTTTTGCAAAGACTGGTGTGATAGCTGAACTCGATGCTGAAAATGTAAGCATTATTGAGAAATACCAGTCAGATCTTCTAGCTGATGGAGTATGTTTGTCAAGTTGGGTGATTCAGG GAAGCCCTTCACTTTATGGTGTAGTTCATGAGCGGCTTCTTGCTATGTATATTTGTGCTGGTTGCGGACTAGATGCTGAAAGACAGTTGTGGGAAATGAAACTTGTCGGTAAGGAGGCTGATAGAGAcctttatgatattgttttagccATCTGTGCCTCTCAAAAGGAGGTCAGTGCAATAGCACGATTACTTACTAGAATAGAGGTTACAACCTCTCTCCAGAAGAAAAAAACATTAACATGGTTGTTGAGAGGTTACATAAAAGGAGGACATTATGATGAGGCTGCAGAAGTGCTAATTAAAATAGTGGATTTGGGTTTATGTCCAGAATATTTAGATAGGGTGGCTGTGCTGCAGGGACTGAGAAAAAGAATCCAACAATGGGGAAATGTGGAATCTTATCTTAAGCTTTGCAAGCGTCTTTCAGATTCAAATTTGATTGGACCTTCTCTTGTATATCTGTATATAAAAAAATACAAGCTCTGGATCATGAAAATGCTTTGA